Within the Eucalyptus grandis isolate ANBG69807.140 chromosome 1, ASM1654582v1, whole genome shotgun sequence genome, the region taattttaggactcaattgaactaatttgataaatttaggacttgattgaacttttataaattttaggactcaattgcactttctggacaagttttaggacttctgttGAAGATATCcctatttattttgtttctcctcctctgcttctgtAAGTTCAGATCTGCAAAAGCTATCGttgtactttttgttttttttcctctgattCGGGGCTAAATTCCTAAGAGTCCCCGATAGCTGTCTATAAATGCCATTTGAGTTGCAACCTCCTGATCATTATCGTCTGTCCATTTTGGTCTACACACGAAAGGAaagactagagagagagagacggtaGATCTCGGGAGGCTTTGCGCAAACGAGGACGCGCGCTCGTGTTGCTCTTACCCTCCTCTGCACTCATCCACGTCCCAGCTCCAGCCCGTGAGCGACGACGACGGCACTGCCCCCCGACTCCCGACTCCTGCtgctcaccgccgccgcctcctttcTTCGGACGAGCTGCTTTGCTGTCCAAGCCGCGACGACCACCTCCGACGGCACTGCCCTCTCCTCCCACCGAACCTATCTGATGCCATTCCCCTCtctcccaaaaaataaaaataaataaaaaaatcctggctcaaatttgggattttgaaGCTGAGAGCCTGTTTTGTGTTGCATTTCTTCTCTAggccttgatttcttttgttctctttgttTCGCTGGGCCCGGCCCGGCGGGAGGCCGTCGTGTCCAACCACCGGAGACGACGCGGGTGCTCTCTGTCCCAAGCCGCTGCTGTTGCGTCATGATGTCGAGCCTGTTTTCGTTCGCTTGGCGTCCCTCGTGGCTTCGTCTTGCATCGCTACCTCCGGCCGAAAGTCACTACCGAGACGAGATGAGACGAGCCGTGTCACAAATCGTCGGCCGAATCACCGCCGCGTGCACCTCGCCGAACCACCACCGTGGCCATCCTTTGCCAGGGAGCACCGCACCGGTCATCCGTCTAGCCGATTCCGATGAAGTCCAAATTTCGCACTATTATCCTGTGAATTTAGGTGAAATATCGTCCgaatttgtttgtgtttttgcatGTGATTGTGCACTCTGAGCAGAAATCCCCTTCGCTAAATCTATTTGCACACGCCTTCAGCTGCTGGAtgatccattttcttcttcttttttggtgtcTGTGCAACATACAGATATTCCCGAGGATCTCCGTCTTCATCTCTGTGTGCTCTGCCGTGGAAGCATTCCAAAAGCCTCAGCTCACTTCTTGGCCAGGCCACGCCACACCAAGTTAccaacctttttttctcttctggggagggagagagaggtctGGAAGTAATACGCTTCCCAGATATGGCACCCTCAAAGGCCAGAGCATCAGAAGTTCAGtacgatgtgttcttgagttttagtgGAGCGGACACTCGTTTTGACTTCACAGACTTCCTCCATCAAGGCTTGAATAATGCCAGAATCCGCGTATTCAGGGACGAAGATGCAATCGAGGTGGGTGATAAGATTGATGACACAATTTTACAAGCTATTAACAATACCCATCATCTCTCATACTTATCCTGACCGTGAATGGTGTCTCATCGAGCTTGAACACATGATGTACAATGTGTTTAGGTCAAATGGcaaaaaaaggatttttcccATCTTTTATAAAGTGGAACCTGGGCATGTTAAACATCGGACTCCACGCCCCAAAAATCTTTCCTCCGAAGTCGAACTTAGGGCGTTCAAAGGggctcttgcaaaggttggtCAAATCAAGGGATGGAAGGTCGAGGAGGGACAAAGGTAAAACTACCTTTAAGATGCCTGCgtaattcttccttttttggtttttgttttagaGGATAAAACATTGCcctatcaaatcatttattttcttcttcttttttaaatggaaaatttggaTAACCACTTCCGACTTCAAGTGCTACTGCTATCGAACTTTACATCCTCTACTCAAGACATCTTCCCTAATATTTCAGTTGTTATAGCCACTGCCGGCGCTGGGGAACTTGTTACGGGTTTTGGGGTTATATAATTTGTCATCCCCAAATTGCAGCATTCAATGGATGACCTTGAATTTGTCTGCATTTTCTCCCTATTACAAGTGCTGAAAATCTTTTCTAGGCTTAGCTATAAATGCCGAAATTTTGCTTGGGCAACATGTGGTAGCCACTTGGTAATTTCGGCCATTGTGTAGACTACTACCAAATAGAAAAAGGCATCCAGTGAATTAAATTCTACTAAATTAGCCTATACTGATTATTCAGTGTATTTAGATATTGTTTGTAACCACGTGCGATGTGTGGGTATGAATTAAATGTAGTCAATTAATGAAAGCGCTTTTGTGTATGGTAGCCAAGCAAAAATTGTCGATTTGGTGGTTCGAAAGGTTTTGGAGGAGCTAGGCAGAAAAGATGAGTCACAGACTGAGCATCCGATTGAGCTTGATGACTTGACAGAGTCACTTGAAGACTCTTATAATCGTGCAGTGATGGTaacatatcttcttcttcatcagtaCACAATTGACGCACATGAATGCACggatttgaaatttcatttgttctAACCTCAGCttgatgctataatttggtgaaACTACACAAATTACAAGAAGTTAAATGTTATTCTGAAATTTACAcggacaaaaatatatattccgATCAATTAGTGTTCCTTCAACACGTTCTTTTTAATTGGAAATGTTGTTTCCTAtaaattaaatgagtacacaaatTCAAGTCTCATAAactgtaatttttaaatttatttcttgctgtataattcattgttggacgttgtgtgatgtgatgagtgtttattttttcctttttttttttaatttcatactGTTTGCAATAATCACCCTTTTGAACATTCACATTCTTGCGTACTAGCCTGCagattttgaaaatggtttaGCTTATCCCCTACCTTCTCTAGTTTTTCAGTCTGCATGACCATCAAATGTTACCTAAAATCTTGTTGTCCTAAAGCATTAGGACAGGAGGCTATTCTCCAAAGATCGATTAGCAAAagcatggctttgttaaagCTCAACAGGTTTTCCAACCCCATTCTGCCTCCCGTTTTCAGCCTTTGCTAGTTCCTCCCATCTTCTCCAGCGTACTCAATTtccattttagaatttttcccaccaaaaaaaaaaaaaaaatctgatttttcgCTCGATTGCCCTGCAAACAGAGACTGGAGttttaaatattgacatggCATGGGTTGGCAGTGCACGCGCTACTGTTTTAATAAGTACTTTTTTCCCAGCTTTCAATagtctcttttcctttccttccccTGCCCCCCCTTCAAGTTTCGAAAATTCTTCCATACAATGAATTGCAAAAGACAGATCTCATTTTTTGGGACAGtgtatgaaattttaattattgtacCACCTTGACAACAGTTTTTGTTGTCAGCAGGATAAACATTGCAAGATACAAAGTAATCTTTAGGAGCCACACGTGTCTTGGTGTGGATCATTATATGAAGTACATAGATGTGGTAGTTTATATGTGCCAATAGGAATTAGTCAAGCTAAATGTTAGCACTAtactatttaaagaaaattttcttttcttttcttttttatagaaataattcTATTGACCCCAATTTTCGAGTAACTGTAGGAGTATAAACAATATGCTCCACAAGAAACCTAATCTGTTCTTGATTAGATGATTAGTGAGAAAAGATTAGCATTATCTTGATTGTGCAGTGCTTAAAActtatgtgaaatttcaatgcGGTCCAAGTGCAGCGGTATGCCGGAAGAGAGAGTCTAAGCAGAGGAAGTATAGGGAGAGGGACGAGTCTAAGCAGTACTAGTACAGAGAGGAGATGGAGTAATCTAAGCGTAAATAGGATGGAGGGCATGGACATGGAGGAGGCTAGTGTGAGTACAGGGAGGAGTGGAATCAAAGGGAGTCTAAGCATAAATAGGATGGAGGACATGTACACGGAGGAGGGCAGTGGGAGTACAGGGAGGAGGGGGAGAAGTGGAAGCAGCAGAAGCAGAGGGAGCAGTGGAAGCAGCAGAAGGACTAGCAGCAGCAGAAGAGGGAGGAGCAGGAGCAGTGGAAGCAGCAGGAATAGCAGCAGGGAAGAGGAAGCGGGGGAAGCAGTGGGAGGAAGTTTTCAAGATATTTGTTTGGGGGCGTTCTCGGTGTGCCTTTTTTCTGCATTGTGTTGTAGCCTTTCTCTGCTTAATAACAAGGAAACAAGTCGATAAACAGATGGGTTATGGATGCTTCTTCCGTTTTTTGATCAGCATGGGATGGTAAACGGTGCCGTTCAAGCTTGTAAGGAGAGTTTCCATAGATTTGATAAGTATCTCAAGTTCTGTAATTCAATCACCTCTGAAATTTCTGATCCCAGTGCTTGTGGTCGAGCATATggtatgaaaatatttgatctCAAAGagtggaagaagagaaacatCATGGGAATATATCACTGATAGCAGGAAATGAACAAGGATAGGACATTGTGGATAGTCGGCGTCTTATCCCCTGGATTGGTCACTTTCTACAATCTGACTAGATAGTTCGATCAGAGGTGGCATGTGTTTAGACTTGGCTATGATCCAGCACTCAACCGGACAGAAATGGACAATGCAGCAGTCATTCGTTACAATGGAAACTGTAAACCATGGTTGGATTTGGCAGTCTCCAACTATTTTGTAAATCTATGATGAGTCTTGAAGGGGAACAATGCAGCTGTGTATGCTTAATAAACCAATCAAAGAGAAGGAACTTTGCAATGCAATTACATTTCAACCTGACGTTCCTGAGAATTGCCAACACGGTCTCGCGGGTTAGAGAACTGTCCTCCAATGGAAGATGGCATGAAGTGTTAGTCCACTTTTAACGAAGCGAAGTGAGCAGGAATTGAAATCACTGAGCCTTCCATGATTAATTCTGTCGTCAAAGTGTCGTCAAAACGTCTTTCAAAGCTATCCAATAAACAAGGGAAGTCCATCCATGCTTGTGTGGTCAAGCAGGGTCTCGACACATTCTCTTCCATCAGCAATTCCATCATGGATTCGTACATGAAGTGCAGGGACTTGGAATCTGCGTTGGGCGCCTTCCGGTCAATGCAAAGCAGGGATTCCGTGTCACAGAATGTGCTCACTCATAGGTTTCTTCATAAGGGAAATTTGGGATGAAGGTTGTCACGATTTCGGCAAGTCCGAGTTGATGGATTCGAACCCAATGTCTCCACTTTGGTACTGGTTCTCCAGGCGCATATGTGGATGTTGATATGGAGCAAGCAGATGGACTTTCATACGCTCTTGAAGTTCAACAATGAGGGGAGTGGGCCCATTGATCTCGAttcaatcttaggaatgctGACATTATGCAAATGTGCAGGGATAGTTTGTTCAAAACAGAGATGAACATGAAAAGGCACAAGGTTTCAGGATGTGCCCGAACAAGATATGATGAAGTATGATCACCTGACTTAATGTGAAAAACATCGGATCAGCATTTAAATTAGGGGGAAAATCTCTCCTTTCCCCGCTAGTGAGGTGTGTTGAGGCAAAATCGTCAAATTTATCACTAAAGGATGTATCATTGAGCCCAATTTAAGTATGGAGATAACACGTTCCATTTGCTTTTCTCACAGGGGAATACTTGAGGCAAGTCCTAATGAATGAAGAcatgaagcaaaatgaaattgattcaaCACAAGAAGGGTTTATCATttctaaattagtccaattcaagTTTGAAATGCAAGTAACATGTCCCATCTCTTGTAGGACAAGGCGCACATCAACCACGGGAGCGATGCCTTCTACCAAGTTGGCATGCTAAGGCCCAACCATCCATTTTGTTATAAAGGATGTATATCGTTCGTAAAATGATTTCTAGTCAAGTGTGGAAATAACATGCCCAATCTTCTAAATGTCTCTTTGAGAAGAGCATTTGAAAAGAGCAAGAATTGAACTTTGTGGATTAACGTATGCAGTAAAGAAATGtctttcataaataaaataagggCATAGAGGCATTTTTCGAGCAATCCTGTCACTTAGCTGATTtatgtcatgcatatcatgcatatatccttcataatattttcctaacatgtgtcGTCGTCATTCTTGATAGGAAATGTCAATACCCGAAGAACAAAAACACTTGAAGGGTAAATTGTATCGATTCCAATTGCTGATTTTGATACTGTTTCTGGCgtgattctcttttcctttgattttgaTTACATCAAACACTTGTATGAGGTGTGGTACTATTCTGATTAGTGGTTCTGTTAATGGTTACCGATGGTTATAACACAAGCTTGTAGGATTTTTTAGTAGGAAATGACAATGATAGTAGATGTTCCAATTAAAAAAGCTAGCACAAATCGAGAGAGGGAAACAAATTACTCGTACTTTGAGCTGTTCGCAAGGTGATATGCTTCTATTTGGATTTATGAGGCTCCTGTGTTTCTCATAACCATAAGGAGAAGAGAGGAGGTTTTGGGGGGGGTGGGTTTACATTGCTAACTTGACAGTACCATTTGCTTTGTATTATCTATGTATGATGAGTTGCTGAAAGATTGTCTCCCTCTGGTTAACAGAACTGTTCTTCACATGCAGAGTCTTGACCGTATAAATATGTCAGCTTTTGGAAGGTACAAATGCTCAATACTAGACATGCAAGCTAGGTTGCTGTTAGACACGCTGGGGAAGAGTATTGAATCTGCTTTGGTCCAGTCTTCTAAATGTCTCTTTGAGAAGAGCATTTGAAAAGAGCAAGAATTGAACTTTGTGGATTATCGTTTGCAGAAAGAaatgtttttcataaataaaatcaaggccATAGAGGCATTTTTCAAGCAATCCTGTCACTTTAGGTGATTtatgtcatgcatatcatgcatatatccttcataatattttcctaacatgtgtcGTCGTCATTCTTGATAGGAAATGTCATACCcgaagaacaaaaacacgtgAAGGGTAAATTGTATTGATTCCAATTGCTGATTTTGATACTGTTTCTGAAgtgattctcttttcctttgatttggATTACATCAAACACTTGTAAGAGGTGGGGTACTATTCCGATTAGTGGTTCTGTTAATGGTTACTGATGATTATAACACAGGCTTGTAGGATTTTTTAGTAGGAAATGACAATGATAGTAGATGTTCCAATTAAAAAAGCTAGCACAAAT harbors:
- the LOC120292680 gene encoding uncharacterized protein LOC120292680; translated protein: MPESAYSGTKMQSRSNGKKRIFPIFYKVEPGHVKHRTPRPKNLSSEVELRAFKGALAKVGQIKGWKVEEGQSQAKIVDLVVRKVLEELGRKDESQTEHPIELDDLTESLEDSYNRAVMRYAGRESLSRGSIGRGTSLSSTSTERRWSNLSVNRMEGMDMEEASVSTGRSGIKGSLSINRMEDMYTEEGSGSTGRRGRSGSSRSRGSSGSSRRTSSSRRGRSRSSGSSRNSSREEEAGEAVGGSFQDICLGAFSHGMVNGAVQACKESFHRFDKYLKFCNSITSEISDPSACGRAYGMKIFDLKEWKKRNIMGIYH